CCTCTTCATGGTGTTTTTATTGGTGAGATCTGTATGGTTGAGCGTTCTTTAATATCAAAAGAACATATCGCAAAAGCACAGGTGGTAGGCTTTAAAGAAGGCTTAACCGTATTAAGTTTAATCGGTCGCTCACAGGGATTGACCCGAGAAGTGGTGATCCGTCCAACGGGCTTACCTTTTGTCTTTGCGATGCATGAGCAACTCGCAGGTAAAATTTTTGATGCATCAGGGGATCAAGTTGGAGTTCTTGGGGAAATAAGCGCAAATTCGTTTTTACATGACCATCGAATGATGCGCATTGATAATCCGCCTGCCAGTGTTACATCTCGCAAACCGGTGAATGAGCCACTGGTAACGGGGGTTCGTGCTATTGATGGCTTACTCACCTGTGGTCTTGGGCAGCGAATTGGCATCTTTGCGGCAGCGGGGAGCGGTAAAACGTCATTGATGAATATGATCATCAATCATGCTGAGGCCGACATTCATGTCGTGGCTCTAATCGGAGAACGTGGACGTGAAGTTATTGAGTTTATTGAGGAATTAAAAGCATCTCCTCATGCTGCACAAACTATTTTGATCTACGCGACTTCAGATAGCCCACCAATTGAACGTTGTAATGCCGCTTTGCTGGCCACAACGATAGCCGA
This portion of the Providencia manganoxydans genome encodes:
- the sctN gene encoding type III secretion system ATPase SctN, translating into MKLFDYCAHPARVHGCLIEAPLHGVFIGEICMVERSLISKEHIAKAQVVGFKEGLTVLSLIGRSQGLTREVVIRPTGLPFVFAMHEQLAGKIFDASGDQVGVLGEISANSFLHDHRMMRIDNPPASVTSRKPVNEPLVTGVRAIDGLLTCGLGQRIGIFAAAGSGKTSLMNMIINHAEADIHVVALIGERGREVIEFIEELKASPHAAQTILIYATSDSPPIERCNAALLATTIAEYFRDLGRNVLLFVDSMTRYARALRDVALAAGELPARRGYPASVFEQLPMLLERPGRMQQGSITAFYTVLLESEEEADPIGDEIRSILDGHIYLSAKLAGRGHYPAIDILQSISRVFQKVTTEQHRQFATKVRDRLSRLEQIQLYLELGEYQRGENADNDNALDKKEDIERFLQQKIDQIESFDGTLNRLGYLAS